A window of the Fusarium poae strain DAOMC 252244 chromosome 3, whole genome shotgun sequence genome harbors these coding sequences:
- a CDS encoding hypothetical protein (SECRETED:SignalP(1-18)) — protein sequence MRLQALTALATLAATTTCQTLWSRDVDYKALSKELSASAKVYFPGSEEFDAASKRWSNLDTPTVNIVAVPATENDVVEIVKFANKKNLPFLAYNSAHGAITTLGQMKQGIEIYLNQLSGVKIAEDGKSVTILGGTKSKLVTHTLWEAGKQTVTGCCECVSYVGPALGGGHGWLQGRHGLIADQFESMNIVLSNGTLATVDSNSELWWALKGAGHNFGIVTSITSKAVDVEYKNWAFASLTFKGDQVEELYKITNEHVLKNGTQPTDVINWSYWFNIPNLDPTGPIVQILLMQEGVKSVDKKYTEPFQKLKPLAVDAKKGQYTDLAKWVGITTEDGPCQKNGAMNPRFPIYLESFNPAAQKKAFDFFADHIRGDSVFNNSLVTFDGYSTQGVKSIDSKSTAFAYRDQNILVGPQEWYGSESWRQSRLQELKKAYDPQGLFSFYAPIA from the exons ATGCGTCTGCAAGCACTTACCGCTTTAGCCACGTTGGCTGCCACAACAACCTGTCAGACCCTTTGGTCTCGGGATGTGGATTACAAGGCGCTTAGCAAGGAGCTTTCGGCCTCTGCAAAGGTGTACTTTCCTGGATCTGAGGAATTTGATGCTGCTTCAAAACGTTGGTCCAATCTTGATACACCAACCGTCAACATTGTCGCTGTTCCTGCCACTGAGAACGATGTTGTCGAGATT GTCAAATTTGCAAACAAAAAGAACTTACCCTTTCTGGCATACAACAGTGCTCATGGAGCGATTACCACTCTGGGACAGATGAAGCAAGGTATAGAGATTTATCTCAACCAGCTTTCTGGTGTCAAGATCGCCGAGGACGGAAAGAGTGTCACCATTCTTGGTGGAACCAAATCCAAGCTAGTGACCCATACACTTTGGGAAGCTGGCAAGCAGACAG TTACTGGTTGCTGTGAATGTGTTAGCTATGTCGGTCCAGCCCTCGGTGGAGGCCATGGATGGCTTCAGGGTCGTCACGGTCTCATTGCCGATCAGTTCGAGTCAATGAACATTGTTCTCTCCAACGGTACTCTTGCTACTGTGGACTCAAACTCCGAGCTGTGGTGGGCCCTCAAGGGAGCTGGCCACAACTTCGGCATCGTCACCTCGATCACTTCCAAAGCTGTCGATGTCGAGTACAAGAACTGGGCCTTCGCGAGTTTGACATTTAAGGGCGACCAGGTTGAGGAGCTATACAAGATCACCAATGAACATGTCCTCAAGAATGGTACTCAACCTACCGATGTCATCAACTGGTCTTATTGGTTCAACATCCCTAATTTGGATCCCACTGGT CCAATCGTTCAGATTCTTCTGATGCAAGAGGGCGTCAAGTCAGTAGACAAGAAGTACACTGAACCCTTCCAAAAGTTGAAACCCCTTGCGGTTGACGCAAAGAAGGGTCAGTATACAGATCTTGCCAAATGGGTTGGGATCACTACCGAGGACGGCCCCTGTCAAAAGAATGGAGCCATGAACCCTAGGTTCCCCATTTACCTCGAGTCATTCAACCCAGCCGCACAAAAGAAGGCCTTTGACTTCTTTGCCGATCACATTCGGGGTGACTCTGTCTTCAATAACTCCTTGGTCACATTTGACGGTTACTCTACCCAAGGCGTCAAGTCAATCGACTCCAAGAGTACCGCTTTTGCATACCGAGACCAGAATATTCTTGTGG GTCCTCAGGAGTGGTACGGAAGCGAGAGCTGGAGACAGAGCCGATTGCAGGAATTGAAGAAGGCGTATGATCCTCAGGGATTGTTTAGCTTTTATGCCCCAATTGCCTAG